ggcctcttctttcttgagctcttcagttcaggaattcagtgagaaaagctcataaacatttgttcaacatgcccaaagaagaaaagccatttggaataacagaagttttcgagttttctgtaattaattagacagatatctgaagtgtattcaaagtgtatatactgtcttgaaagcaatgcagagagaacagtttgttgtttgattttctttcctgtttatagattgatatcagcaatttccagttgatattgacccccagcaccttctaatgcagactgaataggtatgaaaatcaagacccttcatggctgagagtcaatcagactgtgtctcctgccccctcccgaccatttccctcatccaacccctggcactcctatggatcaggaatggtgtcaccagcaggaccaggagagcaattcttcccctgtgctgggcgctggttgggcagcacctcgggtgctgtgtccagttctgggaccccaaatttagcaagaacgtggaggggctggagtgtgtccagagaagggcaacaaggctggtgaagggtctggagcacaagtcctgtgaagagaggctgagggagctggagttgtttatcctggagaagaggaggcctGGGGGAGAcgtggtgtcagggcacaggttggacttgatgatctccaaggtcttttccaaccttgctgattctgggattctctgaaaccacccttgcagcagttgcaggACGAgtcctgggcctcctcttcagaagctccagcagcccaggtgcctcagcttctcctccgaggcccaaagcccatcctgtcagtcctgcagagcctctgcagcttctcctcattgcccagaacagggagccccacaggcagacagagcagcccagatgtgcccccctggcctggggtgcctctggcaagggagcagcaccaggcactgcaggagcccaCAGACAATTCCtacagcacttggaggatgatcctgatCCCCACGGgatgttcccatggtgccaagtcaggaactgcaatggggagtggggccagagaggaaagggcaaacagggatgggctgtttgcaggggagggaacagggcgTGGCAAGAGGAAGAATTTGGTACAAaaacaaagggggaaaaaaagcaaaggtgaagccaaggaaatgctgagggcagtttgggggtggctgtcaggcagccctggctctgagtaatagcatctgcagtgggacaggaatctcccagctaatgggaacaaactttctggttgactgcagaggccaggacaaagctgagtggtttccctggtgtcccccagttcttgctggcccaggggctgatggcatttgtgctccctcaggttcatgtccccacaagcAACAGCATGgaggtgctcctgcctgctctgtgcaatgcaaacaggggctcctgagccagtgctgccgtggctgtgcctgcaaggatgcggcacctgtgtgagctgggggagaggccagggctgcagaggggggatgttgttggcagctccatcaggatgctgtgggacgctgccctgggctgtgcagcgcactggggatggatcagcccctgctctgctgctccttcccgtctcccccagggcccttgcagagccccagccatgctgtttgcccccagcctgcccacggccagcctggggctgctcaccctggggcttttctgtgctgagcattggcctggccgtgttcttgagagagcctggacaaggagcctggagcccccaggccctggcctgaggcgtcagcgctgccccagcagtgcccatggcctgtccctgctgcagccccggcactgccacccccaggactgtgcccggccccgagagcactcaggccctgcagcaacaccagggccaccagggcagcggggcagggccacggcgacagcactggcaacaccgagtgctgctgctgctgctgggcacagctgctgtgccagcactgatctgccccagctctgcacacagacattgctgctgcagctccagagagggCAACAAAATGGGGATCTGTGAAAACTTTTCTGGGAGATCATTTACTTCATTTAAAGCCACGGAGAGAACAGCCCCTCTTTGATACAGTAGGTGGGTCACAGAAaagtggagagaaacaaaattaatgaTGGCAGACACAGTTTATTTCCTTTGTGACCAATATTAAAAAtctaaaacaaaaggaaagaaaagaataaacCATCCACCAAatccaaatattttcaaagatgACTTTTCTTACAAGTGACTTGCATAAACTGGGCAGCACTTTAATGTTCCTGATACCATTCTGTGATGattctccacactgcagcctttaGCTCCttgttcctcaggctgtagatgagggggttcagggctggaggaacCACCGAGTatagaactgacagggccagatccagagatggagaggagatggagggaggCTTCAGGTAGGCAAATGTtacagtgctgaggaacagggagatcacagccaggtgagggaggcaggtggaaaaggctttgtgccgtccctgttcagaggggatcctcagcacagccctgaagatctgcacgtAGGAGAAAAccatgaacacaaaacagccaaatgcTAAGAAGGTAGTGAAAACTGAAATCCCAATTTCCCTGAGGTAGGATTTGGAGCAAGAGAGCTTGAGGATtgctgggatttcacagaagaactggtccaggacattgccatggcacaggggcagggaaaatgtattggctgtgtgcatgagagcagtgagaaaggcactggcccaggcagctgctgccatgtgggcacaagctctgctgcccaggagggtcccgtagtgcaggggtttgcagatggacacgtagcggtcatagcacatgatggtcaagaggaaatactctgctgaaatgaagaacagaaagaaaaagagctgagcagcacatcctgtgtaggagatggtggtggtgtcccagagggaattgtgcatggctttggggacagtggtgcagatggagcccaggtcgctgagggccaggttgagcaggaagaagaacatgggtgtgtgcaggtggtggccacAGGCTACGgtgctgatgatgaggccgttgcccaggagggcagccagggagatgcccagcaagaggcagaagtgcaggagctgcagctgccatgtgtctgccaatgccagcaggaggaagtggctgatggagctgctgttggacatttgctggggctgcacgtagggacctgttcatggagaaaggacagtgacaagtCAGAAGAGGCTGCTTGGAGCCAAACCTGGGCCattccctgcagcctgtcctgctgggaCTCACACACCtttgttcctgctctgggaaaaccttcccccagctccctgcctgagctccagctgtgctggctgagtgtggcaggagcagccagggctgtgtgtgggggCTCTTgaggagccatccctgccctgctgccctgggtttgTGGCCATGTGTCAGAGACACAAGGTTGTATATTCAGGATTTTTCAGGGGAATCACTCCTAACAAGAAAAGCTTGGTACCATCTACACTTACAATTCTAAAGAATGGCAGGAGTTGGTTTTAGGAGTTGTTTTAAAACATCATTCCTGGCTTGCTGAGGTCAGAAAtccccagcatttctgttaCACTCAGAGTTTGCCACTGTGAGATGGGAGAGGCAAAGGATTCCCTGTGGCTCAGGGAAAGTGAGGGGCTGCATGGGCTTGttcccagctgccctggctttgcatTTTTGGCTGCAATCAGAGCACAATCACACTCTTGCGTCACACTGGGATAAATCACACCCTGCCAAGAGCAAGGGGATCCCTGAATGTCTCACCCTCTCTCATGGTCTCTGGGCAAGGTCCCAGCACCCCCTTGTGCCAAGGACACTCACGACTCCCttggcaaacccagcagcatttcctcagctgtggAAGCTCTGCCGTTCCGCATGGGAGATTCAGGGAACTGCCAGagctctggcacagatttgcacccaggagggcagctcagagcttggaagggcacagcaaggagatccCCAGTTGTGCCCatgatgggatctcagggagggggctcagctcattcccctttcccatggactgctttgcacgcagccccacaggtcccaggggagcttggacaccccattcccatggacagccctgcctggcaggaatgccaagggcagtgcctgactcagctgctgcaaaagccagagcctccctgagagcagcagataacagtgacaatatcAGGGCAGTGCACAAACAAAAGAAGatgctgtggtgctgtgcctgagagggcagggcagagacagccggGCACTCAGGACAGTGTTCCCGTGCCCAGCTATGCCCGgcacctcccacacaccaacagtgccctcctgccccagcactgctctcttcagCCCCCTCTCCTTACCTGAGCATCTTCCTGGGCCTGGATattccctcctgagaggagccttgtccctgccagtgctcacagatcccatcccaccctgtgtgccctggccccggccctacAGAAACCTGCCAGTGTgccgggccctggctggggcaggctctgtgtgcaggtgggcaagggcagctcaggagagccctgctgggcccttcagaggggatgctgctgctgtccagggctgaggagtggctgagggcccTTTGGGAGGCTCACATTAGAGAGACTGACCACCCAAAGTTACAGTTCTGGAgtctctgtaaatgttcaaaCATTCCTTTGGTGATCCTGCTGTGTCCCTTTCAAGTCAGaaggttctgtgattctgggattacAGTTCCTGTTCTGCCTCTCTCATCCCCCTGTTGTCTGTAATCAAAAGAGTAAAAACCCCTTGCAGCAGTGTTAGAACAGTAAAGTAAAAAACAGACCTTTATTGGAAATTTCCATGtgtcccagtggggatggggcacaccCTGATTTCAACAATTTATTCAGGTTGAATAATTGGGGTATTTAATAGGAAAATCCAATAGCTTATTGAATTGCCCCAGTTACACACCCCTGGGTCAACACATTGGAGTAGGTCCAAGGGCTTCTTTGCATTCACTTTTTATTATGATTGCTCATATTCTGCGgaaaaaaatgttccttttgTAGGTCCTCTTTCTCATAAGAATACTACACAGGATTTCAGGAATGGATTTAGACAATCAGCTCATTGTTCTAAAATCTGAGAGAAAGTTAGGAAACGTACTAAGGTTAATGAAGGATTACAGTTATAGGAGTATATTTTAGCAATTTAATAGAGTTAATTAAGAGATTAATAGAGTATTTAATATAGTAAAGTAAGGATTATAGTTTTATAACTATATAATAGTAATTTACAGGGCTACGAATACatgaaaaaatgtattaaaagcaaaaatctttttGTCATCACCCCAAGTGGCCCATCCTTCTCCAAGCAGGAAATTGAAAACATTCTCAGGAAAGCTCCTGATCTTTCCAGCAATGCCAGGCTTACCTTCCTTGGGCAATGTcctctggagctgtgcccaggctgctctggagctgggagcagccctgccccacccagcccctctcagcagcagcacctgccctgctcaggatggctccttccccccacagcttctccccagtgctgggagcagttccccgggctggctgagagctgtccctggcaggcagcagagtccctgccccagcacagcgccctgggctgcaggagcctgctctgcaggacagccctgggcacccctggctgcacccgcggctgctcagccctgcagcagagcctggcaacaggagctgccctgggctgtgcctcggCTGGGGCATCAGGGaaagccagctctgccctggggccacatccctgccctggagcagctctgagggtCCTCCTGAAAGCTCCTAAAAGCTGTGGGAtgtgccagctccaggagatccctgcaggaactgcagcttctTTTCCCACAGCCAGGGAATGACTATTTCAAACCTGGGATGATTTCTGCTTTAGTGAGTCCTgagtgagctctgctctgtgctcccagcccagcctgagtTTAAGCCCTctgtgcctctgtgctgtgcccgggctggctgcaggcagtgccccagccctgctgggctggcaaaAGAGCTGCTcgtcaagagaaatgtgcttttgaagctcttcttgcttaccaggagctgcctctgtgccaggagcccagcccagctcagcagcacagacacagcagcaggactttaatgaccctctggggctttgtgctgaggccctgaacatcagtccctgagaggcagctgaagaaacctctccagaactccaagtcagaatccaactccaaactttcttggacttttaatgggtcccactgagggacacgactgagaaagtgtccccaggccccaggcagagcagagaactggaggcactgatgacaggtggggacaaagagaagccaagtcttggtggcctggggcacagcagcagggtctgtgccaccaagggctgggaggagacaccttgtcctgaggctctggggcctcctggcacagccccagccaggctgggcactgtcagccccttgtcctgccctcagcatcccccctagcccacatcccagtggcctcaaggatctgcttgaaggagtccctggggagccttgctcagcaatggccctggggggtcctgaatgctcccagggactgcaggtttttcaaaggactttggctttggcttttgccttggagtctctgagaagtttgtgcaatcatggcctccaattatctgctgtaattagtccctggagaggctttgtcagtaacaacactcattggggctcattaatgcttcaaggtacttcagttattttcaggT
This sequence is a window from Passer domesticus isolate bPasDom1 chromosome 8 unlocalized genomic scaffold, bPasDom1.hap1 SUPER_8_unloc_1, whole genome shotgun sequence. Protein-coding genes within it:
- the LOC135291574 gene encoding olfactory receptor 14C36-like, which encodes MSNSSSISHFLLLALADTWQLQLLHFCLLLGISLAALLGNGLIISTVACGHHLHTPMFFFLLNLALSDLGSICTTVPKAMHNSLWDTTTISYTGCAAQLFFFLFFISAEYFLLTIMCYDRYVSICKPLHYGTLLGSRACAHMAAAAWASAFLTALMHTANTFSLPLCHGNVLDQFFCEIPAILKLSCSKSYLREIGISVFTTFLAFGCFVFMVFSYVQIFRAVLRIPSEQGRHKAFSTCLPHLAVISLFLSTVTFAYLKPPSISSPSLDLALSVLYSVVPPALNPLIYSLRNKELKAAVWRIITEWYQEH